Sequence from the Streptomyces sp. R33 genome:
GGCCGGCGTACGAGGCCGCGCGCCGGTACCGGACGGCCTGACCGGTGCGTCGGCCCCCGTACCGGACCATGCGCGCGGGGCTTCGGCACACCGAGGCTCCCCCGGCGCGCCGAAGCCCCGGCCCTTCGACGCGGGGCCCGCGCGGGCCGCGCTGGAACGGCTGCTGCCGCGCCACGCCGGCCAGTTCACCCTCGTGCCCGATCCGGCCGGCGGAGCCGACACGTTCACCGTGTCCGGGCCGGCCGGCGCGATCACCGTACGCGGGTCCACCGGCGCCACCCTGCTGACCGGCGTCGGCTGGTACCTCCAGCACGTCGCCGGGGCCGACATCGGCTGGCCCGGCGACAGCATCGGCATGCTGCCGGCGCGGCTGCCCGCCGTGCCCGCGCCGGTCACCCGCAGCGCCCTCGTCCCGCACCGGTACGCCCTCAACGACACCGACGACGGCTACTCCGGCGCGTACCGCACCTTCGAGCAGCACCAGCGGCAGATCGACCTGCTCGCCCTGCACGGCATCAACGAGGTGTTCGTCCAGGCCGGCGCCGAGTACCCCTACTACCGGGCGCTCCAGGACTTCGGCTACTCCGCCGCCGAGCTGCGCGAGTGGATCCCCGCCCCCGGCCACCAGAGCTGGTGGCTGCTGCAGAACCTGTCCGGTTTCGGCGGCCCGGTCTCCGAGCGGCTGATGCAGGAGCGTGCCGAGCTCGGCGGGAAGATCGCCGAGCAGCTGCGCGGGCTCGGCATGACCCCGGTCCTGCCCGGCTACTTCGGCACGGTGCCGCCGGGGTTCGCCGCCCGCAACCCGGGCGCGACGACGGTGGCCCAGGGCGACTGGGCCGGCTTCGACCGGCCAGACTGGCTGGACCCGTCCTCGCCGGTGTTCGCGAAGCTGGCCGCCGCGTACTACGCGGAGCAGCGTGCCGTGTTCGGGGACAGCACGATGTACCGGATGAGCCCGCTGCACGAGGGCGGGAAGACGGGCGGGGTCGACGTGAAGGCGGCGGCCGGCGCCGTCCAGTCGGCGCTGCACGCCGCGCACCCGGACGCGATGTGGGCGGTGCTGGGCTGGCAGGACAGCCCGAAGGCGGAGCTGCTCGCCGGGGTGGACACCTCGAAGCTGCTGATCCTCGACGGGCTGTCCGACCGGTACAACCGCCTGGACCGCGAGGCCCGCTGGGGCGGCGCCCCGTACGCGATGGGCACGATCTACAACTTCGGCGGCCACACCACGATCGGCGCCAACTCCTCGGTGTGGATCGAGCGGTTCGGCCCCTGGCGGGCCAAGCCGAACAGCGCGCTGAAGGGCATCGCCTACCTGCCGGAGGCCACCGGCACCAACCCGGCCGCCTTCGACCTGTTCACGGACCTCGCCTGGGAGCCCGGGGCGATCGACCAGCGCACGTGGTTCGCCGATTTCGCGGGCCGCCGGTACGGGCGGCCCGACAAGGCGGCCGCGGCCGCCTGGGAGGAGCTGCGTACGGGTCCGTACAGCACGTCCTCGGGCCTGTGGTCGGAGTCCCAGGACAGCCTGTTCACCGCCCGGCCCGGCCTGAGCGCGGTGGGGGCGGCGTACTGGAGCCCCAAGTCGATGCGCTACCCGGCCGATTCGGTCCGCCGGGCCCTGGACCACCTGCTCGAGGTGGATCCGAAGCTGCGGGGCTCGAGCGCCTACCGCTTCGACCTGGTGGACACCGCCCGGCAGGCCCTCGCCAACCACTCTCGGGTACTGCTGCCGAAGATCAAGGCAGCCTACGAGGACAAGGACCTGACCCGGTTCCGCGAGCTGACCCGCCAATGGGCCGAGGGAGAGCGGCAGCTGGATGCGGTCACCGGCTCCGATCCGAACTTCCTGCTCGGCAACTGGCTGTCCGCGGCCCGCTCCTGGGGCGCTGACGAGGCCGAGCAGGACCGGTACGAGTACGACGCCCGCTCGATCCTGAGCGTGTGGGGCCGGCGCAGCACCAGCGAGGGCGGTTTCCTGCACGATTACGCGAACCGCGAATGGAACGGGCTGATCGGGGAGTTGTACGCGCCCCGCTGGGCGGCCTACTTCGAGACGCTCGAGGAGTCGCTGGTCCGGCGGGCGGTGCCGCGGGAGATCGACTGGCACGCGTACGAGGAGGACTGGGCCCGGCGCACCACCCGCCACCCGAGCGGGGCGAACGGCCCGAGCGGGGATCCGCACACCCTGGCCACGGCCGTCTCGGCCGCCCTGAAGTCCTGGGAGGGGGCCGCCCGGTGACCGGCTACACCACCCGGCTCGGTGACGGTCGGATCATGCGCTGATCATCACCCGCCCGTGGGAATCCCGGTACTCGTGCGAGGGAGAAATCCTCCTGCGGTTCGACGCACGGGACGGGCACTCGGTTGACTGGCCCGGAACGATCAGGGGCGGCCGTCGGAGCATCCGGCGGCCGCCCCTTCCGACGCCGTGACGGCCCGACGCCAGCAGGAGTGCACCGCGCATGTCCCAGACCGGACACGAACGGCCCGGACAGACCGGGCATCCCGCACAGCCCGGGCGGCCCGCTCAGCCGGCGGAGCCGTCAGCGCCCGGACCGGAGAACCCCGCGCCCGGCACCCCGCCCGTGACCCTCGAGCTGCTGACGCTCCTCGCCGCCGGGGTCGCCGATCTGGCCCTCGACCAGTTACGGCAGTCCGCCGAGCGGGCCCAGGACGTACTGCGCCGGGCCGACCTGCGGGACCTGCTCACCGACGGGGTCGTGGAGCTGCGCAAGCGCGGCGAGCTGGCCACCCGCCGGTCGGGCGCGGGAGCGGAGAACCACCTGGAGACCATGGCCCGGCGGGCCGCCGAGCGGGTCGCCGGCGAGGGCCACCCCCGTGCATGACCACACCGGCTTCAAGGAGCGCATCGACGAGGTGCTGGTCCGGCTGGCCGACGAAGAGGAGCAGGCGCTGCTCGGGCTGCACGTCGAGCTCTTCCCGCTGTCCGAGCAGTTGCGCCGCTCGCTGGCGAGCGGCAAGCGGATCCGGGCCGCGTACCTGTACTGGGGGTGGCGGGCGGCGGGACAGCCCGACTGCGAGGGCGTGATCCGGGCCGCGGCCGCGATGGAGCTCGTCCACGCGGCGGCCTGCACCCACGACGACATCATCGACGACAGCCTGATGCGGCACGGCCGGCTCACCGCGCACGCCGCCTTCGCCGCCGCGGGACAGCGCTCCACCGCCCTCGCGATGATCCTCGGCGACCTGCTGATGGGATACGCCGCACACGTCTTCAGCTCCTGCGGGCTGCCCGGCGCCTATCTGGCCCGGACCGTGCCGCTCTGGTCCACGCTGCTGCGCGAGACGATGGCGGGCGAGTTCCTCGAGGTGCTGCGCACCCGGGCGCAGCCGGCCCGGGAGCCGCAGGTGGCGGAGTCGCTGGAGGTGGCCCGCTTCAAGACGGCCAAGTACACCGTCGAGCGGCCGCTGCACCTGGGCGCCACCCTCGGCGGGGGCTCCCGCGCCCTGCTGGACGCCTTCTCCGCGTACGGGCTGCCGCTCGGCGAGGCCTTCCAGCTGCGCGACGACCTGCTGGGCACCTTCGGCGACCCGGCCAGGACCGGCAAGTCGAACGTCGACGACCTGCGGGACGGCAAACCGACCGCGCTGCTCGCCCTGACCCTCGCGGCGGCCGGAGCCGACGACCGGCGGCTGCTCGCCAAGCTGGTCGGCCGGCCCGATCTCGGCGAGGAAGAGGCGGCTTCCGTACGTGAGTTGATGGACCGCTGCGGGGCCCGCCGACAGGTCGAGGACATGATCCGGGAGCGCATCGCCCGGGCCGCCGCCGCCCTGGACGCCGTACCGATGCCCGCGGAGGCGCGGTCCGCGCTGTGCGAGCTGGCCGGTACCGCCGCCGAGCGCTCGCTGTAGCGCTCGCTGTAGCGCTCGCTGTAGCGCGCGCTCCCGAACCGACCAGAAGGACCAGTGAAGTGACCACCCCCAACACCGCCTCACCGTGGCCCCGTTACGACGACGCCGCCCTCGACGCCCTGTCCGTGCAGGGCGATCCGCTTGCCGACGAGACCGTCGCCGCCCTGTTCCACCGGGGCGAGGTGGGCGACTTCAACACGCTCATGCGGTTCTTCACCACTGCCGGGGACCCGCTCCCCGAGCGGCTCCCGGCCTCCGCGCGCGCCTATTTCGAGGCCACCGCCGTGCCCCCGGCGTGGGTCGACTGGGACGTCATGGAACAGGCCCGGCTGTTCTTCATGGACAACGCCGCCCACATCAACACCGGCCTGTCCTTCGCCGCGATGCCCGTCAGCTACGCCGTCCCCCGGATGGCCCGGCTGCTCTCCTCGACGCACTCGCTCGCGTACCCCTCCCGGCGGATGGCCAACACCGGCCAGTTCGTCACGTACCTCATGCGGACCGACTCCTTCGCGGAGGGCAGCAAGTTCATCCCGGCCGCGCAGAAGGTCCGGCTGCTGCACGCGGCGGTGCGCCACCACCTGCGCCACGGCGGCCACTGGGACGTCGAGCGGGACGGCCTGCCGATCTGCCAGGAGGACATGATCGCCGGGCATACGTTCTTCTCGCTGCTGGTGCTCGACGCCATGCACCGGCTCGGCATCCACATGAGCGAGGAGGGCGCGGAGGCGTACCACTACGCCTGGCGGGTCGTGGCCGCGCTGCTGGGCTGCGACATGTCTGCCGTACCGGAGAACCTCGCCGAGGCCCGCGCGTACTGCGACCTCTACCTCCTGCGCCATCTGGGCCCCTCCCCCGAGGGCGCCGCCCTGAACGCGCAGCTGCTGCGGCTGTACGAGGACGTGGTCCCCGGCACGCTCTTCGACCCCATGGTCCCGGCCACCGTCCGCTACCTGGTCGGCGACACCATCGGCGACTGGCTGGAGGTCCCGCGCAGCCCCTGGGACTCGGCGGCCAAGGCCGTCCCGGTGTTCCTGGGGCTGCTGGAGAGCATCGAGGACAGCAGCCCCTTCGCGGAATGGGCGCTCGACAAGGCGGGCTCGCTGCTCGCCGGTTTCGAGCTGTCCGCGCTGACCCGGGGCCGGGTCATGCACCACGCCATCCCGGCGGAGCTGAAGGCGGAGTACGGGGTGAAGGCGCCGCGCACCGGGCGCTGGGTGCCGCCGGCGCCGGTGCACTGACCCGAACGGGGCCGAACGGGCGCGGCCGGGCGCAGGACCGCCCGGGTCGGAGTGACACTGGAACCGGCGGGCGGGGCCCCTCCCGTACCGGCACCCGGCACCCGGTGTCCGGCACCCGGCATCCGGCTTCGCGGCGGACGGTGACTGCGCATGACCCGTGTGAAGGCAGACCTGGGGCGGCGCCGCCGCATCCTGGGCGGGGCCGTCTGCGGGCTGGTCGCCGCCTGCGCGGGACTGGCCGTGACGGAGCTGGCTTCGGCGGCCGTCCGGCCGGAGGCCTCGCCGGTCACCGCGGTCGGCGGAGCCGTCGTCGACCGTACGCCGGTCGGCGTCAAGGAATGGGCGATCCGGGAGTTCGGCACCTCCGACAAACTGCTGCTGGCCCTCGGGATCGTCGTCGTGCTGGGTGCGGTCGCCGCCCTGGCCGGGGTGCTCGCCGTACGGCACCTGCCCGCCGGTATCGCGCTCGCCGGCTGTTTCGGGCTGGTCGGCGCGGTGGCCGCGCTCAGCCGGCCGGAGGCGACCTGGCGCGATGCGCTGCCGTCGCTGGTGGGCGGACTGGCCGCCGCCGGGGTGCTGTTGCTGCTGGTCCGCGCGCTGACCAGACCCCGTCCGGTGGGCGCGCCGCCGGGCGGGGCCTGGTCGA
This genomic interval carries:
- a CDS encoding alpha-N-acetylglucosaminidase TIM-barrel domain-containing protein, whose protein sequence is MTNSPPRHRRRAQLRRRVALATLVALLGAGSPALAGTADVAGVRGRAPVPDGLTGASAPVPDHARGASAHRGSPGAPKPRPFDAGPARAALERLLPRHAGQFTLVPDPAGGADTFTVSGPAGAITVRGSTGATLLTGVGWYLQHVAGADIGWPGDSIGMLPARLPAVPAPVTRSALVPHRYALNDTDDGYSGAYRTFEQHQRQIDLLALHGINEVFVQAGAEYPYYRALQDFGYSAAELREWIPAPGHQSWWLLQNLSGFGGPVSERLMQERAELGGKIAEQLRGLGMTPVLPGYFGTVPPGFAARNPGATTVAQGDWAGFDRPDWLDPSSPVFAKLAAAYYAEQRAVFGDSTMYRMSPLHEGGKTGGVDVKAAAGAVQSALHAAHPDAMWAVLGWQDSPKAELLAGVDTSKLLILDGLSDRYNRLDREARWGGAPYAMGTIYNFGGHTTIGANSSVWIERFGPWRAKPNSALKGIAYLPEATGTNPAAFDLFTDLAWEPGAIDQRTWFADFAGRRYGRPDKAAAAAWEELRTGPYSTSSGLWSESQDSLFTARPGLSAVGAAYWSPKSMRYPADSVRRALDHLLEVDPKLRGSSAYRFDLVDTARQALANHSRVLLPKIKAAYEDKDLTRFRELTRQWAEGERQLDAVTGSDPNFLLGNWLSAARSWGADEAEQDRYEYDARSILSVWGRRSTSEGGFLHDYANREWNGLIGELYAPRWAAYFETLEESLVRRAVPREIDWHAYEEDWARRTTRHPSGANGPSGDPHTLATAVSAALKSWEGAAR
- a CDS encoding polyprenyl synthetase family protein, with translation MHDHTGFKERIDEVLVRLADEEEQALLGLHVELFPLSEQLRRSLASGKRIRAAYLYWGWRAAGQPDCEGVIRAAAAMELVHAAACTHDDIIDDSLMRHGRLTAHAAFAAAGQRSTALAMILGDLLMGYAAHVFSSCGLPGAYLARTVPLWSTLLRETMAGEFLEVLRTRAQPAREPQVAESLEVARFKTAKYTVERPLHLGATLGGGSRALLDAFSAYGLPLGEAFQLRDDLLGTFGDPARTGKSNVDDLRDGKPTALLALTLAAAGADDRRLLAKLVGRPDLGEEEAASVRELMDRCGARRQVEDMIRERIARAAAALDAVPMPAEARSALCELAGTAAERSL
- a CDS encoding oxygenase MpaB family protein, which gives rise to MTTPNTASPWPRYDDAALDALSVQGDPLADETVAALFHRGEVGDFNTLMRFFTTAGDPLPERLPASARAYFEATAVPPAWVDWDVMEQARLFFMDNAAHINTGLSFAAMPVSYAVPRMARLLSSTHSLAYPSRRMANTGQFVTYLMRTDSFAEGSKFIPAAQKVRLLHAAVRHHLRHGGHWDVERDGLPICQEDMIAGHTFFSLLVLDAMHRLGIHMSEEGAEAYHYAWRVVAALLGCDMSAVPENLAEARAYCDLYLLRHLGPSPEGAALNAQLLRLYEDVVPGTLFDPMVPATVRYLVGDTIGDWLEVPRSPWDSAAKAVPVFLGLLESIEDSSPFAEWALDKAGSLLAGFELSALTRGRVMHHAIPAELKAEYGVKAPRTGRWVPPAPVH